The sequence GCGGCGCGCAGGAAAACACACTTCTGAACTGCGAGGATTTGATCCGCGACTACGGCGACGACGTGCTGCTCGTGACCGGACCGCCGCTGGGCCCCGAGGGGAGCCTGCTCGATCGGGCCCGGTCCAACGGGGTGCCCGTCGAGATCATCGATTCCCTGCGTCGATCGATCCACCCGACCCGCGATTGGCGCGCCTATGCCGCCCTGAAGAACGTGCTACGTCGCTTTCACCCCGAAGTGGTGCATACCCACAGCGCGAAGGGAGGCATGCTGGGACGGATGGCCGCTGCGGCGACGGGTGTTCCGGTGATCGTACACACGGTACACGGCGCGCCGTTTCACGCTTATCAATCAGCGACGGCGCGGCAATTCTTTCGCGCCTGCGAACAGTTCGCCGCGCGCCGCTCGACGGCTCTCATTAGCGTGGCCGACGCCATGACGGATCAACTCGTGGGCGCGGGCGTGGCGCCACGCGACAAATTCACCACCATTTACAGCGGTATGGAAGTCGAGCCGTTCTTGCGCGCCAATGAACATCGCGACACGTTGCGTGCTGAATTAGGGTACAAGCCCGAGCACGTGGTAATCGGCAAGATCGCGCGGCTGTTTCATCTCAAGGGGCA comes from Pirellulales bacterium and encodes:
- a CDS encoding glycosyltransferase family 4 protein; translated protein: MRVAHIITRLILGGAQENTLLNCEDLIRDYGDDVLLVTGPPLGPEGSLLDRARSNGVPVEIIDSLRRSIHPTRDWRAYAALKNVLRRFHPEVVHTHSAKGGMLGRMAAAATGVPVIVHTVHGAPFHAYQSATARQFFRACEQFAARRSTALISVADAMTDQLVGAGVAPRDKFTTIYSGMEVEPFLRANEHRDTLRAELGYKPEHVVIGKIARLFHLKGHEYVIAAAREIVVRHPQARLLFVGDGILRGQLERQVAEAGLAGHVRFVGLIPPTHIADYLGAMDVVVHASLREGLARVLPQALIAGKPVVSYDVDGAREVVLPRITGYLIPPCTVEPMTAAIEELIAKPDLRETFGLEGRRRFAEQFRHQNMTRQIRALYERLLAERSAEHSS